In one window of Nocardiopsis aegyptia DNA:
- a CDS encoding Bax inhibitor-1/YccA family protein has translation MRMRSSNPVLKRALQQSGRAGQGYGQPGYGQQGYAQPGYGQPYPQSGYPQQGYGQQGYGQPYPQQGYPAAPAQGVGSGRMTIDDVVVRTGMTLGMVVLFGVINYFLFQSFMGLALGLTVLGALGGLVLGLVIAFKQSTNPGLILTYAALEGLLVGGFSALLAWQLEMSTGDAGAGGSLVTQAVIGTVAVFGVMLALYKFRVIKVTDGFVKAVGFAVLGAAALMLVNFVLSFFISGGLGLREPSLLGLGVSLVFVIIAALTLAIEFRGIEEGVQAGIPDKFAWQFAFGLTVSLVWLYIEILRLLWILKTMFSE, from the coding sequence ATGCGGATGCGGAGTTCCAACCCCGTCCTCAAACGGGCTCTTCAGCAGTCCGGCCGAGCCGGACAGGGCTACGGCCAGCCGGGTTACGGTCAGCAGGGCTATGCGCAGCCGGGGTACGGACAACCGTACCCGCAGTCCGGCTACCCCCAGCAGGGCTACGGCCAGCAGGGATACGGCCAGCCCTATCCCCAGCAGGGCTACCCGGCCGCCCCGGCACAGGGGGTCGGCAGCGGGCGCATGACCATCGACGACGTCGTCGTGCGCACCGGCATGACGCTCGGCATGGTCGTCCTCTTCGGCGTCATCAACTACTTCCTGTTCCAGTCCTTCATGGGACTGGCCCTGGGCCTGACGGTGCTGGGCGCCCTCGGTGGCCTGGTCCTGGGCCTGGTCATCGCGTTCAAGCAGAGCACGAACCCGGGCCTGATCCTCACCTACGCGGCCCTCGAGGGCCTGCTCGTCGGCGGCTTCTCGGCCCTGCTGGCGTGGCAGTTGGAGATGAGCACCGGTGACGCCGGGGCGGGCGGCTCGCTCGTCACCCAGGCGGTCATCGGTACCGTCGCCGTCTTCGGTGTGATGCTCGCGCTGTACAAGTTCCGCGTCATCAAGGTGACGGACGGCTTCGTCAAGGCCGTCGGCTTCGCCGTGCTCGGCGCCGCCGCGCTGATGCTGGTCAACTTCGTGCTCAGCTTCTTCATCAGCGGCGGCCTCGGCCTGCGCGAGCCCAGCCTCCTGGGCCTGGGCGTGAGCCTGGTCTTCGTCATCATCGCGGCGCTGACCCTGGCCATCGAGTTCCGCGGGATCGAGGAGGGCGTGCAGGCGGGCATCCCCGACAAGTTCGCCTGGCAGTTCGCCTTCGGCCTGACGGTCTCCCTGGTCTGGCTCTACATCGAGATCCTGCGCCTGCTCTGGATCCTCAAGACGATGTTCTCCGAGTAG
- a CDS encoding proline dehydrogenase family protein, whose translation MLRKPLLLAARSATCRTIVERTPLTRGLVHRFVAGSTLDEALPAVASLAQDRYITLDFLGEDTTDLAQATATVTAYQALLAALGEAGLGDRAEVSVKLSAVGQFLNADGEKIALDNARRIAEAAAAIGTTVTLDMEDHTTTDSTLGILRDLREDFPFVGAVLQAYLRRTEADCRDLSGAGSRVRLCKGAYDEPSSVAYRDKAEVDKAYVRALRVLMEGDGYPMVASHDPRMVAIAGELAAANGRTADDYEYQMLYGIRDAEQVRLAAEGKRVRVYVPYGDEWYGYYMRRLAERPANMLFLARSVITRN comes from the coding sequence ATGCTTCGCAAGCCACTGCTGCTCGCGGCCCGGTCCGCGACCTGCCGCACGATCGTCGAGCGCACGCCCCTGACCCGTGGCCTCGTCCACCGGTTCGTGGCGGGTTCCACCCTCGACGAGGCTCTGCCCGCCGTCGCGAGCCTGGCGCAGGACCGCTACATCACCCTGGACTTCCTCGGTGAGGACACCACCGACCTGGCGCAGGCCACGGCCACGGTGACCGCCTACCAGGCCCTGCTGGCCGCGCTGGGCGAGGCCGGTCTGGGCGACCGGGCCGAGGTGTCGGTCAAACTTTCGGCCGTGGGCCAGTTCCTCAACGCCGACGGTGAGAAGATCGCCCTCGACAACGCGCGCCGTATCGCCGAGGCGGCCGCGGCCATCGGCACCACGGTGACCCTCGACATGGAGGACCACACCACCACCGACTCCACGCTGGGCATCCTGCGCGATCTGCGCGAGGACTTCCCGTTCGTGGGCGCGGTGCTCCAGGCCTACCTGCGCCGCACGGAGGCGGACTGCCGCGACCTGAGCGGGGCCGGCTCGCGCGTGCGCCTGTGCAAGGGCGCCTACGACGAGCCCTCCTCCGTCGCCTACCGGGACAAGGCGGAGGTGGACAAGGCGTACGTGCGCGCGCTGCGCGTGCTCATGGAGGGTGACGGCTACCCGATGGTGGCCTCCCACGACCCGCGCATGGTCGCGATCGCCGGCGAGCTGGCGGCGGCCAACGGCCGGACCGCGGACGACTACGAGTACCAGATGCTCTACGGGATCCGCGACGCCGAACAGGTCCGTCTCGCCGCGGAGGGCAAGCGCGTGCGCGTCTACGTGCCCTACGGCGACGAGTGGTACGGCTACTACATGCGCCGCCTGGCCGAGCGCCCGGCGAACATGCTGTTCCTGGCCCGTTCGGTGATCACCCGGAACTGA
- the pruA gene encoding L-glutamate gamma-semialdehyde dehydrogenase: protein MDAVTNVPQPKNEPVLAYAPGSAERAELVAKLDELGSQSIDLPMRINGESRMGGGERIDVVQPHRHAAVLGTMANATHDDARDAIAAAKAAAPAWRAMSFDDRAAIILRAAELLAGPWRATINAATMLGQSKTVQQAEIDAACELIDFWRFNVSYARTLIEQQPLSVPGVWNRMEQRPLEGFVYAITPFNFTAIAGNLPTAPALMGNVVVWKPSPTQQFAAELTMRLLEEAGMPPGVINMVTGDGLAVSDVALNDPELAGVHFTGSTRTFQHLWKSVGENISHYRSYPRIVGETGGKDFIVAHKSADPEILRTAIVRGAFEYQGQKCSAASRAFVARSVWEQVREDLVAETEAIRMGDVTDLSNFVGAVIDRRSFDKLSKVLEDAKSDPTLSIIAGGTADDSVGYFVRPTIIEGTDPTHDVFRTEYFGPIVAVHVYEDEKFDEVLDIVDQGSAYALTGAILANDRAAVAKATEALRFTAGNFYINDRPTGSIVGQQPFGGGRASGTNDKAGSAQNLSRWASPRAIKETFVAPTNSAYPHMG from the coding sequence ATGGACGCCGTGACCAACGTCCCGCAGCCGAAGAACGAGCCCGTTCTGGCCTACGCGCCCGGCAGCGCCGAGCGTGCCGAGCTCGTCGCCAAGCTCGACGAACTCGGCAGCCAGAGCATCGACCTGCCCATGCGTATCAACGGCGAGAGCCGGATGGGCGGCGGCGAGCGCATCGACGTCGTCCAGCCGCACCGCCACGCGGCCGTCCTGGGCACCATGGCCAACGCCACCCACGACGACGCGCGCGACGCGATCGCCGCCGCCAAGGCCGCCGCCCCGGCCTGGCGCGCGATGTCCTTCGACGACCGCGCGGCCATCATCCTGCGCGCCGCCGAGCTGCTGGCGGGCCCCTGGCGCGCCACGATCAACGCCGCCACCATGCTCGGCCAGTCCAAGACGGTGCAGCAGGCGGAGATCGACGCGGCCTGTGAGCTCATCGACTTCTGGCGCTTCAACGTCTCCTACGCCCGCACGCTCATCGAGCAGCAGCCCCTGAGCGTGCCCGGCGTGTGGAACCGCATGGAGCAGCGCCCGCTCGAGGGCTTCGTCTACGCGATCACCCCCTTCAACTTCACCGCCATCGCGGGCAACCTGCCCACCGCCCCGGCGCTGATGGGCAACGTGGTCGTGTGGAAGCCGTCCCCGACCCAGCAGTTCGCCGCCGAGCTGACCATGCGCCTCCTGGAGGAGGCGGGCATGCCGCCCGGCGTCATCAACATGGTCACCGGTGACGGCCTGGCCGTCTCCGACGTCGCGCTCAACGACCCGGAGCTGGCCGGTGTGCACTTCACCGGTTCCACCCGGACCTTCCAGCACCTGTGGAAGAGCGTCGGCGAGAACATCTCCCACTACCGCAGCTACCCGCGGATCGTCGGCGAGACCGGCGGCAAGGACTTCATCGTCGCCCACAAGTCGGCCGACCCGGAGATCCTGCGCACCGCGATCGTCCGCGGCGCCTTCGAGTACCAGGGCCAGAAGTGCTCGGCCGCCTCGCGCGCCTTCGTCGCCCGCTCGGTGTGGGAGCAGGTGCGGGAGGACCTGGTCGCCGAGACCGAGGCCATCAGGATGGGCGACGTCACCGACCTGTCGAACTTCGTGGGCGCCGTCATCGACCGCCGCTCGTTCGACAAGCTCTCCAAGGTCCTGGAGGACGCCAAGTCCGACCCGACCCTGTCGATCATCGCCGGCGGTACCGCCGACGACTCCGTGGGCTACTTCGTGCGACCGACCATCATCGAGGGCACCGACCCCACGCACGACGTGTTCCGCACCGAGTACTTCGGCCCGATCGTCGCGGTCCACGTGTACGAGGACGAGAAGTTCGACGAGGTCCTGGACATCGTCGACCAGGGCTCGGCCTACGCCCTGACCGGGGCGATCCTGGCCAACGACCGCGCCGCCGTGGCGAAGGCGACCGAGGCCCTGCGCTTCACCGCGGGCAACTTCTACATCAACGACCGGCCGACCGGCTCCATCGTGGGCCAGCAGCCGTTCGGCGGCGGTCGCGCCTCCGGCACCAACGACAAGGCCGGTTCCGCGCAGAACCTGTCGCGCTGGGCGAGCCCGCGCGCCATCAAGGAGACCTTCGTCGCGCCGACGAACTCCGCCTACCCGCACATGGGCTAG
- a CDS encoding helix-turn-helix domain-containing protein: MSTDAPRPSPHHPPSGPSHTSGTGPDIVAGHPEAERQDNPGLPLRRLLLALGDPVVDVAAAPLGLDVQVDNVVIVDPEDRSEARAGDLVLLIGVRGTAARRLIRALAEQGATAVAVKTSAHTPPEEVLPPPARRPPSPLGRFSEARGPSSDAYGGRRPGGVDEMRALRTEAQEAGIALLSVRPEVRWDQLQSVCQSIVDDARMNVTADVGESGGDLFSMAQTIAQITRGLVAIEDSASRVLAYSSGSEVDELRRLSVLGRQGPEPYLALLREWGVFAKLRSGEEVVRIDEHPELGIRRRLAVGIHAGRQPLGTIWVQEGSEPLAEHAEEALLGAARTTALQMIRQRTQASAGLRLREDLLSSLLEGRIDASALADTVEVHADRGALVVAFLLAEGDVEDRPDRPERELRRRQLIDLVSVHTAAYRRSALVTELQGRVYVLLPDLARSRDGWRGVEQSVLALTRKTVAAARAALGLEVQAAVGSRVESLAEVPDSRAEADRVLDAMSRDLDRDVATISDVRSRVLISETLALLRADPSLRDPRVSRLIEHDRAGGADLVHSLLAYLEAFGDARAAAERLHIHPNTLRYRVRRAAAVSGIDMADPGERLFTQLQLLMEQQNPDH, from the coding sequence ATGAGTACTGATGCCCCACGACCGAGCCCGCATCACCCGCCGTCCGGCCCGTCACACACGTCCGGCACCGGCCCCGACATCGTCGCTGGTCACCCGGAAGCCGAGCGCCAGGACAACCCGGGTCTGCCGCTGCGGAGGCTGCTGCTCGCGCTCGGCGACCCGGTCGTCGACGTGGCGGCGGCACCGCTCGGTCTCGATGTCCAGGTGGACAACGTCGTCATCGTGGACCCGGAGGACCGCTCGGAGGCGCGGGCGGGCGACCTGGTGCTGCTGATCGGGGTGCGCGGAACGGCGGCGCGGCGGCTGATCCGGGCACTGGCCGAGCAGGGTGCCACGGCCGTCGCGGTCAAGACGAGCGCCCATACTCCGCCCGAGGAGGTCCTGCCCCCGCCCGCCCGTCGCCCGCCGTCGCCGCTGGGCCGCTTCTCCGAAGCGCGGGGGCCCTCCTCGGACGCCTACGGCGGTCGGCGCCCCGGGGGCGTCGACGAGATGCGCGCCCTGCGCACGGAGGCCCAGGAGGCGGGGATCGCGCTGCTGTCGGTGCGGCCCGAGGTGCGCTGGGACCAGCTGCAGTCGGTGTGCCAGAGCATCGTCGACGACGCCCGCATGAACGTGACGGCCGACGTCGGCGAGTCCGGCGGCGACCTGTTCTCCATGGCGCAGACCATCGCCCAGATCACCCGCGGCCTGGTGGCCATCGAGGACTCCGCGAGCCGGGTGCTGGCCTACTCCTCCGGCTCCGAGGTGGACGAGCTGCGCCGCCTGTCCGTGCTGGGCCGCCAGGGCCCCGAGCCCTACCTGGCGCTGCTGCGCGAGTGGGGCGTCTTCGCCAAGCTCCGTTCCGGCGAGGAGGTCGTCCGTATCGACGAGCATCCCGAGCTGGGCATCCGCCGCCGGCTCGCGGTCGGGATCCACGCCGGCCGCCAGCCCCTGGGCACGATCTGGGTCCAGGAGGGCTCCGAGCCCCTCGCGGAGCACGCCGAGGAGGCCCTGCTCGGTGCCGCCCGCACGACCGCGCTCCAGATGATCCGGCAGCGCACCCAGGCCAGCGCCGGGCTGCGCCTGCGCGAGGACCTGCTGTCGAGCCTGCTGGAGGGGCGCATCGACGCCAGCGCGCTGGCCGACACCGTGGAGGTGCACGCCGACCGGGGCGCGCTGGTCGTGGCGTTCCTGCTCGCCGAGGGCGATGTCGAGGACCGCCCGGACCGCCCCGAACGGGAGCTGCGGCGCCGCCAGCTCATCGACCTGGTGTCGGTGCACACCGCGGCCTATCGGCGCAGTGCCCTGGTCACCGAGCTGCAGGGGCGGGTCTACGTCCTGCTCCCCGACCTGGCCCGCTCCCGCGACGGCTGGCGGGGCGTGGAGCAGTCGGTGCTCGCGCTCACCCGCAAGACCGTCGCCGCGGCACGCGCCGCCCTCGGACTGGAGGTCCAGGCGGCCGTGGGCTCCCGGGTGGAGAGCCTGGCGGAGGTGCCCGACTCGCGCGCCGAGGCCGACCGGGTGCTGGACGCCATGAGCCGCGACCTGGACCGCGACGTGGCCACCATCTCCGACGTGCGCTCGCGGGTGCTCATCAGCGAGACCCTCGCCCTGCTGCGCGCCGACCCCTCCCTGCGCGATCCCCGGGTGAGTCGCCTCATCGAGCACGACCGCGCCGGCGGCGCCGACCTGGTCCACTCGCTACTGGCCTACCTGGAGGCCTTCGGCGACGCCCGCGCCGCCGCCGAGCGACTGCACATCCACCCGAACACCCTGCGCTACCGCGTCCGCCGCGCCGCCGCCGTCAGCGGGATCGACATGGCCGACCCGGGAGAGCGCCTCTTCACCCAGCTCCAGCTCCTCATGGAACAACAGAACCCCGACCACTGA
- a CDS encoding NAD(P)/FAD-dependent oxidoreductase produces MTESRNYRLVHGGGDDAEIPHILIVGGGYLGMYTARRLEKKLGAGEARITVIDPNSYMTYQPFLPETASGNISPRHVVVPLRKVFNRVRVLGGRVVRIDHADRTVRYEPNVGEPETLHYDHIVIAAGAVSRTLPIPGLAECGIGIKTVEEATYLRNHVLNQLAIADSTDDEAVRAKALNFVFVGGGFAGAEAIAELEDLVRDAVRMYSSIGLEDVQFYLIEAADKILPEVGPEVGTKALNQLRRRGIDVRLKTFLESAVDQRIKLSDGDEFDAGTLVWTAGVKPSPVVAASDLPLGPKGHVDTSEFLTVNGVENAFAGGDNAQVPDGNGGFYPPNAQNAVRQAPVLADNVVATLRNGKLKAYRHKNLGAVAGLGLHKGAAQLFGKIKLNGRLAWYAHRAYHLFAVPTFNRKARVLSDWTLAFFLRRDFAALPEMVEPRQAFAEASRPQVEDGQLRRVS; encoded by the coding sequence ATGACCGAGAGCAGGAACTACCGGCTGGTGCACGGCGGCGGGGACGACGCGGAGATCCCGCACATCCTCATCGTCGGCGGTGGGTACCTCGGGATGTACACCGCGAGGCGACTGGAGAAGAAGCTCGGGGCCGGCGAGGCGCGGATCACCGTCATCGACCCGAACTCCTACATGACCTACCAGCCGTTCCTGCCCGAGACCGCGTCCGGCAACATCTCGCCCCGCCACGTCGTCGTCCCGCTGCGCAAGGTCTTCAACCGCGTGCGCGTCCTGGGCGGCCGGGTCGTCCGTATCGACCACGCCGACCGCACCGTCCGCTACGAGCCCAACGTCGGCGAGCCGGAGACCCTCCACTACGACCACATCGTGATCGCGGCGGGCGCCGTCTCGCGCACCCTGCCCATCCCGGGCCTGGCCGAGTGCGGCATCGGCATCAAGACCGTGGAGGAGGCCACCTACCTCCGCAACCACGTGCTCAACCAGCTCGCCATCGCCGACTCCACCGACGACGAGGCCGTGCGCGCCAAGGCCCTGAACTTCGTGTTCGTCGGCGGCGGGTTCGCCGGCGCCGAAGCCATCGCCGAGCTGGAGGACCTGGTCCGCGACGCGGTCCGGATGTACAGCTCGATCGGGCTCGAGGACGTGCAGTTCTACCTCATCGAGGCCGCGGACAAGATCCTGCCCGAGGTCGGCCCGGAGGTCGGCACCAAGGCGCTCAACCAGCTGCGCCGGCGCGGCATCGACGTGCGGCTCAAGACCTTCCTGGAGTCGGCGGTCGACCAGCGCATCAAGCTCAGCGACGGCGACGAGTTCGACGCGGGCACCCTGGTGTGGACCGCGGGCGTCAAGCCCAGCCCGGTCGTCGCCGCCAGTGACCTGCCCCTCGGCCCCAAGGGCCACGTCGACACCAGCGAGTTCCTGACCGTCAACGGCGTGGAGAACGCCTTCGCCGGCGGCGACAACGCCCAGGTGCCCGACGGCAACGGCGGCTTCTACCCGCCCAACGCCCAGAACGCCGTCCGCCAGGCCCCCGTCCTCGCCGACAACGTGGTCGCCACCCTGCGCAACGGCAAGCTCAAGGCGTACCGGCACAAGAACCTCGGCGCGGTCGCCGGGCTCGGCCTGCACAAGGGTGCCGCCCAGCTCTTCGGCAAGATCAAGCTGAACGGCCGTCTGGCCTGGTACGCGCACCGCGCCTACCACCTGTTCGCCGTCCCGACCTTCAACCGCAAGGCCCGCGTCCTGTCCGACTGGACGCTCGCCTTCTTCCTGCGCCGCGACTTCGCCGCGCTGCCGGAGATGGTCGAGCCCCGCCAGGCCTTCGCCGAGGCCAGCCGGCCCCAGGTGGAGGACGGGCAGCTCCGCCGGGTCAGCTGA
- a CDS encoding Ppx/GppA phosphatase family protein — translation MSGVAAIDCGTNSIRLLIADVVHVGDDEVQVVDLDRRMEVVRLGEGVDETGSFAPQALERTFEALRDYAEEIRAHGIEPGPDTVRMVATSATRDAANRQIFIDGVREIVGVEPEVVTGLDEAELSFVGATAEFAAEAEEGGDSGLTPPFLVVDIGGGSTEFVLGGGSGEDDELVRASLSVDVGCVRMTERHLRDDPPTAEQIAAATADIDAALDEVEKVVPLREAGSVVCVAGTATTVAGIALGLPAYDPERIHHSEVGVGDLTRITEELLKSTSAERAEIGVMHPGRVDVIAAGALVLSRVLARTGADRFTASEHDILDGVAWSLIV, via the coding sequence ATGAGCGGTGTCGCGGCGATCGACTGCGGAACGAACTCGATCAGGCTGCTGATCGCCGACGTGGTCCACGTGGGCGACGACGAGGTTCAGGTGGTCGACCTCGACCGCCGGATGGAGGTCGTGCGCCTGGGCGAGGGCGTCGACGAGACCGGGTCGTTCGCGCCCCAGGCCCTGGAGCGCACCTTCGAGGCGCTGCGCGACTACGCCGAGGAGATCCGGGCGCACGGCATCGAGCCGGGACCGGACACCGTGCGCATGGTCGCCACCAGCGCGACGCGCGACGCCGCCAACCGGCAGATCTTCATCGACGGGGTCCGCGAGATCGTCGGCGTGGAGCCCGAGGTGGTCACCGGCCTGGACGAGGCGGAGCTGTCCTTCGTCGGCGCCACCGCCGAGTTCGCCGCCGAGGCGGAGGAGGGCGGCGACAGCGGCCTCACCCCGCCGTTCCTCGTGGTGGACATCGGCGGCGGGTCCACCGAGTTCGTCCTGGGGGGCGGCTCCGGCGAGGACGACGAGCTGGTCCGCGCCTCCCTGTCGGTCGACGTGGGCTGCGTGCGGATGACCGAGCGGCACCTGCGCGACGACCCGCCCACCGCCGAGCAGATCGCGGCGGCCACGGCGGACATCGACGCCGCCCTCGACGAGGTCGAGAAGGTGGTGCCGCTGCGCGAGGCCGGTTCGGTGGTGTGCGTCGCAGGAACCGCGACCACGGTCGCCGGGATCGCGCTGGGCCTGCCCGCGTACGACCCCGAGCGGATCCACCACTCCGAGGTGGGCGTCGGCGACCTGACCCGCATCACCGAGGAGCTGCTCAAGTCCACCTCGGCGGAGCGGGCGGAGATCGGCGTCATGCACCCGGGCCGGGTGGACGTGATCGCCGCCGGCGCGCTGGTGCTCTCCCGTGTGCTCGCGCGCACGGGCGCGGACCGCTTCACCGCCAGTGAGCACGACATCCTCGACGGTGTCGCCTGGAGCCTCATCGTGTAG
- a CDS encoding DUF501 domain-containing protein, with the protein MTSADQPAPGHNDDAPRASGGAADGQVSDRDVAAIELQLGRTPRGVRGIAHRCPCGLPDVVRTAPRLESGEPFPTLYYLTCPRAASAIGRMENEGRMRRMQERLGEEPDLRAAYAKAHESYIAERSEQARIDGVEPLPEGMQSTGGMPTRVKCLHALVAHELAAPGTNPFGAEALEELPHWWDKGPCVCVDENAPGGDEGNGS; encoded by the coding sequence ATGACTTCCGCAGATCAGCCCGCTCCGGGGCACAACGACGACGCCCCCCGCGCCAGCGGCGGGGCCGCCGACGGCCAGGTCTCCGACCGCGACGTCGCCGCCATCGAACTCCAACTCGGACGCACTCCGCGCGGTGTGCGGGGGATCGCCCACCGGTGCCCCTGCGGCCTGCCCGACGTGGTGCGCACCGCTCCCCGGCTGGAGAGCGGGGAGCCCTTCCCGACGCTGTACTACCTGACGTGCCCGCGCGCGGCGTCGGCGATCGGGCGGATGGAGAACGAGGGCCGGATGCGGCGCATGCAGGAACGCCTGGGGGAGGAGCCCGACCTGCGGGCCGCCTACGCCAAGGCGCACGAGTCCTACATCGCCGAGCGGTCCGAACAGGCGCGGATCGACGGTGTCGAACCGCTGCCGGAGGGCATGCAGAGCACCGGGGGCATGCCCACCAGGGTCAAGTGCCTGCACGCGTTGGTGGCCCACGAGCTCGCCGCGCCGGGGACCAACCCCTTCGGCGCCGAGGCTCTGGAGGAGCTCCCGCACTGGTGGGACAAGGGCCCGTGCGTATGTGTCGACGAGAACGCCCCCGGGGGCGACGAAGGGAACGGGTCATGA
- a CDS encoding FtsB family cell division protein: MGRTPRVRPTLTSRAAILALVVCVIALSLAYPLREYILQRAQIAQLQEERARMEDSVSELRERAAALGEDEYVEQEARTRLHYQYPGETAYIVIRPDTDADAEAEAAPTEPWFAALWRSVDEADSPGDENLRRTEDPGPAE; the protein is encoded by the coding sequence GTGGGCCGCACCCCACGGGTGCGGCCCACCCTCACCAGCCGGGCCGCGATCCTGGCCCTGGTGGTCTGTGTGATCGCGCTGAGCCTGGCCTATCCGCTGCGGGAGTACATCCTGCAGCGCGCGCAGATCGCCCAGCTCCAGGAGGAGCGGGCGCGCATGGAGGACTCCGTGAGCGAACTGCGCGAGCGCGCGGCGGCGCTGGGCGAGGACGAGTACGTCGAGCAGGAGGCCCGGACCCGCCTGCACTACCAGTACCCGGGTGAGACCGCCTACATCGTCATCCGCCCGGACACCGACGCCGACGCCGAGGCGGAGGCGGCCCCGACCGAACCGTGGTTCGCCGCCCTGTGGCGCTCGGTGGACGAGGCCGACAGCCCCGGCGACGAGAACCTCCGACGGACCGAGGACCCCGGCCCCGCCGAGTGA
- the eno gene encoding phosphopyruvate hydratase — protein MASIESVHAREILDSRGNPTVEVEVVLDDGISAVAGVPSGASTGQFEAVELRDGGDRYGGKGVTKAVTAVNDEIADELLGHNPDEQRLIDRALIDLDGTPDKSRIGANAILGASLAVAKAAAQEAELPLFRYIGGPNAHVLPVPMMNILNGGAHADSNVDIQEFMVAPIGAATFSEALRWGTEVYHSLKGVLKAHGLGTGVGDEGGFAPNLDSNRAALDLIVEAIEKAGYTPGTDIALALDVAASELFSDGVYTFEGKTRSADDMAAYYAELVAAYPLVSIEDPLDEEDWDGWKKLTEQIGDKVQLVGDDLFVTNPERLKRGIDTDTGNSLLVKVNQIGTLSETLDAVSLAHRSGYTVMISHRSGETEDTTIADIAVAVNAGQIKTGAPARSERVAKYNQLLRIEEELDDAAVYAGVSAFPRFAARG, from the coding sequence GTGGCGTCCATCGAGTCAGTACACGCAAGGGAGATCCTTGACTCCCGCGGTAACCCGACCGTCGAGGTCGAGGTCGTCCTCGACGACGGCATCAGCGCTGTCGCGGGTGTGCCCAGCGGCGCCTCCACCGGCCAGTTCGAGGCCGTCGAACTGCGTGACGGCGGCGACCGCTACGGGGGCAAGGGCGTGACCAAGGCGGTCACGGCCGTCAACGACGAGATCGCCGACGAGCTGCTCGGGCACAACCCCGACGAGCAGCGGCTCATCGACCGCGCGCTGATCGACCTGGACGGTACGCCGGACAAGTCCCGGATCGGCGCCAACGCCATCCTCGGCGCGTCCCTGGCCGTGGCCAAGGCCGCCGCCCAGGAGGCCGAGCTGCCCCTGTTCCGCTACATCGGCGGCCCCAACGCCCACGTGCTGCCCGTCCCGATGATGAACATCCTCAACGGCGGCGCGCACGCGGACAGCAACGTCGACATCCAGGAGTTCATGGTCGCGCCGATCGGTGCCGCCACCTTCTCCGAGGCGCTGCGCTGGGGGACCGAGGTCTACCACTCCCTCAAGGGCGTCCTCAAGGCGCACGGCCTGGGCACCGGCGTCGGCGACGAGGGCGGGTTCGCGCCCAACCTGGACAGCAACCGGGCCGCCCTCGACCTGATCGTGGAGGCCATCGAGAAGGCCGGCTACACCCCGGGCACGGACATCGCGCTCGCCCTGGACGTGGCCGCCTCCGAGCTGTTCTCGGACGGCGTCTACACCTTCGAGGGCAAGACCCGCTCGGCCGACGACATGGCCGCCTACTACGCCGAGCTGGTCGCGGCCTACCCGCTGGTCTCCATCGAGGACCCCCTCGACGAGGAGGACTGGGACGGCTGGAAGAAGCTCACCGAGCAGATCGGCGACAAGGTGCAGCTGGTCGGCGACGACCTGTTCGTCACCAACCCCGAGCGCCTCAAGCGCGGCATCGACACCGACACGGGCAACTCGCTGCTGGTGAAGGTCAACCAGATCGGCACCCTGAGCGAGACCCTGGACGCGGTCAGCCTCGCCCACCGCAGCGGCTACACGGTCATGATCAGCCACCGTTCCGGCGAGACCGAGGACACGACCATCGCCGACATCGCGGTGGCCGTCAACGCCGGACAGATCAAGACGGGCGCCCCGGCGCGCAGCGAGCGCGTCGCCAAGTACAACCAGCTGCTGCGGATCGAGGAGGAACTCGACGACGCCGCCGTGTACGCGGGCGTGTCGGCCTTCCCGCGCTTCGCCGCGCGCGGCTAG
- a CDS encoding TetR/AcrR family transcriptional regulator yields the protein MPREQSDTKAEIRSVALELFARQGFEKTSLREIAERLGVTKAALYYHYASKNDLLTALVTPLHEDMDALFARLGDGPVEPRLVFGAYFDVCVRHSGLLLAVLADLGALARIGLVESVLEWRDRLDVLLVGRDAPLPARMGAVMAIGGLQDIAVVLDAEAAAAHREHAVRVALAALAAGASGMD from the coding sequence GTGCCGAGGGAGCAGAGTGACACCAAGGCCGAGATTCGGAGCGTGGCTCTGGAGCTGTTCGCCCGGCAGGGCTTCGAGAAGACGAGCCTGCGCGAGATCGCCGAGCGCCTGGGTGTGACCAAGGCGGCGCTGTACTACCACTACGCCTCCAAGAACGACCTGCTGACAGCCCTGGTCACGCCGCTGCACGAGGACATGGACGCGCTCTTCGCACGCCTGGGCGACGGGCCCGTCGAGCCGCGCCTGGTCTTCGGCGCCTACTTCGACGTGTGCGTGCGGCACAGCGGCCTGCTGCTGGCGGTGCTCGCGGACCTGGGAGCCCTGGCCCGGATCGGCCTCGTGGAGTCGGTCCTGGAGTGGCGCGACCGCCTGGACGTGCTGCTCGTGGGACGGGACGCCCCCCTGCCGGCGCGGATGGGCGCCGTCATGGCGATCGGAGGGCTGCAGGACATCGCGGTCGTGCTCGACGCCGAGGCGGCCGCGGCCCACCGCGAACACGCCGTGCGTGTCGCGCTCGCCGCGCTGGCGGCGGGGGCATCGGGTATGGACTAG